Proteins encoded within one genomic window of Lysinibacillus sphaericus:
- a CDS encoding B3/B4 domain-containing protein gives MEVSLNPSLLTQLPELKIGIIHYTKIVVAESPQMIKGRLQLYQENLYLEMQDQPVTEREGIAEWRQLWKQLGADPNRYRHSAESLMRRVSKQNYLTPLHSGVDLNNFFSLQYEIPVGIYDIAHLKGNIEIALGNEETGYEGLNGRFNTLNHILFSRDEEGPFGSPFVDSQRTAVSEGTTEALHIFYLRPSLATEDAQKLLASAGKMFNQIHGGDYQIALLTNATPSTTL, from the coding sequence ATGGAAGTCTCACTTAATCCATCGTTGTTAACGCAACTTCCAGAGCTGAAAATCGGCATTATTCATTATACCAAAATTGTCGTAGCAGAATCGCCCCAAATGATTAAAGGTCGCCTGCAATTATATCAGGAAAACCTCTATTTAGAAATGCAAGATCAACCTGTAACTGAACGTGAAGGTATTGCAGAATGGCGACAACTTTGGAAACAACTTGGCGCTGATCCGAACCGTTATCGTCACTCGGCTGAAAGCTTAATGCGTCGAGTAAGTAAGCAAAACTATTTAACACCGTTGCATTCTGGTGTCGATTTAAATAATTTTTTCTCCCTACAATACGAAATTCCAGTTGGCATTTATGATATAGCACACCTTAAAGGAAACATAGAAATTGCACTTGGCAATGAAGAAACGGGCTACGAAGGGTTAAATGGGCGCTTCAATACGCTCAATCATATTCTCTTTAGTCGAGACGAGGAAGGGCCTTTTGGTTCACCATTCGTTGATTCACAACGTACAGCTGTCTCTGAGGGAACAACTGAAGCGCTCCATATTTTCTACCTTCGCCCTTCCCTTGCAACTGAGGATGCGCAAAAGCTTCTTGCCTCTGCGGGAAAAATGTTCAACCAAATTCATGGTGGAGACTATCAAATTGCTCTTTTAACGAATGCAACACCATCTACTACACTATAA
- the queG gene encoding tRNA epoxyqueuosine(34) reductase QueG translates to MNIHDLQREFVAYAMSIGVDKIGFTTAAPFTELKNRLRRQQELGFQSGFEESDIEKRTEPLQLLEGAESIVAIAVAYPSKMKDAPTGKKGARRGIFCRASWGVDYHTALRQRLALLKAWLEERVSNVRIESMVDTGALVDRAVAERAGIGWSGKNCSIITPEFGSYVYLGELVTNIPFAPDKPMEDECGECRLCLDVCPTGALIEGGQLNSQRCIAFLTQTKGYLPDEFRSHIGNRLYGCDTCQTVCPKNKGKINWIHEEFKPDPELAKPLLTPLLTISNREFKTKFGHVSGSWRGKKPIQRNAILALAHFKEEAAVPDLIELLEKDERPVIRGTAAWALGKIGGEQAENALLAAQDQEQDEEVLVEINKGLQFFS, encoded by the coding sequence ATGAACATACATGACCTACAACGAGAGTTTGTGGCGTATGCAATGTCCATTGGCGTTGATAAGATTGGCTTCACAACGGCAGCTCCCTTTACAGAATTAAAAAATAGACTGCGTCGCCAGCAGGAGCTTGGTTTCCAATCAGGTTTTGAAGAGAGCGATATTGAAAAACGTACGGAGCCACTTCAATTATTAGAAGGTGCAGAAAGTATTGTTGCTATAGCTGTCGCATACCCTTCGAAGATGAAGGACGCACCTACTGGTAAAAAGGGGGCTCGACGTGGGATATTTTGCAGAGCTTCTTGGGGCGTCGATTACCATACAGCATTACGACAGCGTTTAGCATTATTAAAAGCTTGGCTGGAAGAGCGAGTGAGCAATGTCCGTATTGAATCAATGGTTGATACAGGTGCGCTTGTAGATAGGGCGGTGGCGGAGCGTGCAGGTATTGGCTGGAGCGGGAAAAACTGCTCGATTATAACACCAGAGTTTGGTTCATATGTTTATTTGGGTGAGTTAGTGACAAATATTCCATTTGCACCGGACAAGCCAATGGAGGACGAGTGTGGCGAGTGCCGTTTATGTTTGGATGTTTGTCCAACAGGTGCGTTAATCGAAGGGGGACAACTCAATTCACAGCGTTGCATTGCCTTTTTAACGCAAACGAAAGGTTACCTCCCAGATGAATTCCGCTCACATATAGGAAACCGGCTATATGGCTGTGATACTTGTCAAACAGTCTGTCCAAAAAATAAAGGCAAAATCAATTGGATACATGAGGAATTTAAACCCGATCCAGAGCTTGCAAAACCCTTATTAACACCACTTTTAACGATTTCTAATCGGGAATTTAAAACAAAGTTTGGTCATGTTTCAGGCTCATGGCGTGGGAAAAAGCCCATTCAACGCAATGCTATATTGGCGCTAGCGCATTTTAAAGAGGAAGCGGCAGTACCTGATTTAATCGAGCTTCTCGAAAAAGATGAGCGACCTGTTATTCGAGGGACAGCAGCGTGGGCATTGGGGAAGATTGGTGGAGAGCAGGCGGAAAACGCTTTACTCGCTGCGCAGGATCAAGAACAAGATGAGGAAGTCCTCGTGGAAATAAACAAAGGTTTACAATTTTTTAGCTAA
- the trmL gene encoding tRNA (uridine(34)/cytosine(34)/5-carboxymethylaminomethyluridine(34)-2'-O)-methyltransferase TrmL: protein MPLHIVLYQPEIPANTGNIARTCAGTNTSLHLIRPLGFSTDDKMLKRAGLDYWHSVNVVYHDSLEDFLEASKNGNVYLIETYSEEPFTTHDFSDKDRDIYFMFGKETTGLPKDFAYERKEMCLRIPQSEHVRSLNLSNTAAIVIYEALRQQGYPGLH, encoded by the coding sequence ATGCCATTGCATATCGTCTTATATCAACCAGAAATACCAGCAAATACAGGCAATATTGCACGTACTTGTGCTGGTACGAATACCTCACTCCATTTAATACGGCCGCTTGGCTTTTCAACCGACGATAAAATGCTAAAACGTGCTGGCTTAGATTATTGGCATAGTGTCAACGTGGTGTACCACGATTCCCTTGAGGATTTTTTAGAAGCATCAAAAAATGGGAATGTCTATTTAATTGAAACGTATAGTGAAGAACCGTTTACTACGCATGATTTTAGTGACAAAGATCGGGATATTTACTTTATGTTTGGAAAAGAAACGACAGGCTTGCCAAAGGATTTTGCCTATGAGCGCAAAGAAATGTGTTTACGTATTCCACAAAGTGAGCATGTGCGTTCACTAAATTTATCGAATACAGCCGCAATCGTTATTTACGAGGCTCTACGACAACAGGGCTACCCAGGTTTACACTAA
- a CDS encoding LLM class flavin-dependent oxidoreductase translates to MEFGIYTLADIGQNPVNGYMPTAKERLDEVMQYGQLADEAGLHVFGVGEHHRLDYAVSAVPVVLSALSQRTKNIQLISTTTVLSTVDPVRLYEDFATLDLLSNGRAEIVAGRGAFIESFPLFGYDVDDYDALFEEHLALLLKLNREERVTWSGSYRKPLQYADIAPRASREIPIHIGVGGTPESASRAGRYGVGLNLAILGGDPRRFKHLVDVYREALLTAGHDAKKAKITVSGHAYFAENLAQAKDEFYPHYSNYWHYVNTQRGMRYHLSKEGFDNMTAGQNALFVGSPNEIIEKILMQHEIFGHSRFMAQLDIGAVPFKQVAKSIELLGTHIMPAVNKALKE, encoded by the coding sequence ATGGAATTTGGTATTTACACATTGGCAGATATCGGTCAAAATCCGGTGAATGGCTATATGCCAACTGCTAAAGAACGCCTCGATGAAGTAATGCAATACGGTCAGCTTGCAGATGAAGCCGGTCTTCACGTATTTGGTGTGGGAGAACATCATCGTTTAGATTATGCTGTTTCAGCCGTACCAGTCGTATTATCTGCACTTTCCCAGCGGACAAAAAACATTCAATTAATAAGTACGACGACTGTACTTAGTACGGTCGATCCAGTGCGACTATACGAAGATTTTGCAACACTAGATTTACTGTCAAATGGTCGTGCAGAAATTGTTGCTGGACGCGGTGCATTTATCGAATCGTTCCCGTTGTTTGGTTATGATGTAGATGATTATGATGCACTATTTGAGGAACATTTAGCTTTACTTTTAAAGTTAAACCGAGAAGAGCGTGTAACGTGGAGTGGCAGCTATCGCAAACCGCTTCAATATGCTGACATTGCACCACGTGCTAGTCGTGAAATCCCCATTCATATCGGTGTGGGTGGAACGCCTGAAAGTGCTAGTCGTGCGGGTCGTTATGGCGTAGGCCTAAACTTAGCCATTTTAGGCGGGGATCCAAGACGATTCAAACATTTGGTTGATGTTTACCGCGAAGCATTGCTCACAGCAGGACACGATGCGAAGAAAGCAAAAATCACTGTTTCAGGGCACGCATACTTTGCTGAAAATTTAGCACAGGCTAAGGATGAATTTTATCCACATTACTCAAATTATTGGCACTATGTTAATACACAACGTGGTATGCGCTATCATTTATCTAAAGAAGGCTTTGACAATATGACAGCTGGTCAGAATGCGCTATTTGTTGGTAGTCCAAATGAAATTATTGAAAAAATATTAATGCAGCATGAAATATTCGGTCATTCACGTTTTATGGCACAGCTTGATATTGGCGCAGTACCATTCAAGCAGGTAGCGAAATCTATTGAGCTACTTGGCACTCATATTATGCCAGCAGTCAATAAAGCACTCAAAGAGTAA
- a CDS encoding VOC family protein has translation MHFHEKPNTYVTNVEVKVSDLQRSLTYYQDIIGFKVLQQEANRATLTADGKTALLTIVQLATIEQKTSSTSGLYHFALLLPTRRDLANIITHFRQSGVYFGASDHDVSEALYLRDPDENGIEIYVDRPESDWTWRSDQVHMVTEPLNIPSILAEADGQWHGLPANTVMGHIHLSVSSLVAAETFYTKGLGFDIVTRYGEQALFISTGRYHHHIGLNTWYSEGAPKLGENQIGLKSFTLRLDNEEQANTLKANLQQLGAPVTAIDGGFQTEDPAGNVILLKF, from the coding sequence ATGCATTTTCATGAAAAACCGAACACATATGTCACAAATGTTGAAGTTAAAGTAAGTGATTTACAACGATCATTAACATACTATCAAGACATTATTGGCTTTAAAGTTTTACAGCAAGAAGCGAATCGAGCTACCTTAACCGCTGACGGTAAAACAGCACTGCTTACAATTGTTCAACTGGCAACAATTGAACAAAAAACGAGCTCAACAAGCGGTCTTTATCACTTTGCGCTACTATTACCTACACGCCGTGATTTAGCTAATATCATTACGCATTTCCGTCAATCAGGTGTTTACTTTGGTGCCTCTGATCACGATGTAAGTGAAGCACTTTATTTACGTGATCCAGATGAAAATGGTATTGAAATTTATGTAGATCGTCCTGAAAGTGACTGGACTTGGCGCTCAGACCAAGTGCATATGGTAACTGAGCCGCTTAATATTCCTTCTATATTGGCAGAAGCTGATGGACAATGGCATGGTTTACCTGCTAATACGGTTATGGGACATATTCATTTATCGGTTTCAAGCTTAGTTGCAGCCGAAACGTTCTATACAAAGGGCTTGGGCTTTGACATTGTCACTCGTTATGGTGAGCAAGCATTATTTATTTCTACTGGTCGTTATCACCATCATATCGGTTTAAATACTTGGTATTCTGAAGGGGCACCAAAGCTTGGAGAAAATCAAATTGGTCTAAAATCTTTTACACTGCGTCTAGATAATGAAGAGCAGGCAAATACATTAAAAGCAAACTTGCAACAATTAGGAGCGCCTGTTACTGCTATTGATGGTGGTTTCCAAACAGAAGATCCTGCTGGTAATGTTATTTTACTGAAATTTTAA
- a CDS encoding aldo/keto reductase: MNIQSTKTLTNGIEMPRFGLGVYKMTERDETLQAIDKALKVGYRAIDTASLYGNEVEVGEAIRYSGIKREDIFVTTKVWNTDQGYDATLRAFEVSLKNLNMDYLDLYLTHWAVPETFEETYRAIERLYDEKLIRATGVSNHHEHHLQKLLSKANIAPMVNQVELHPYLQQEALKAFCAEHGIAVTAWSPLGRGGVLDNPTILEIAQELGKSAAQVVLRWHLQKDTLIIPKSVTPSRIEENAQIYDFELTQAQMDKMTTLNRNHRFGQDPDNFKFNF, encoded by the coding sequence TTGAATATACAATCAACAAAAACGTTAACAAATGGTATTGAAATGCCTCGCTTTGGTCTAGGCGTATACAAAATGACTGAACGTGATGAAACATTACAGGCGATTGATAAGGCATTAAAAGTGGGTTATCGTGCAATTGATACTGCTTCGTTATATGGTAATGAGGTGGAAGTGGGTGAGGCGATTCGTTATTCAGGCATTAAGCGCGAGGATATTTTTGTCACAACAAAGGTTTGGAATACGGACCAAGGTTATGATGCAACGCTACGTGCCTTTGAAGTGTCACTAAAAAATTTAAATATGGATTATTTAGATCTATATTTAACGCATTGGGCAGTGCCTGAAACATTTGAAGAAACATATAGAGCTATTGAGCGTTTGTATGACGAGAAGTTAATACGAGCAACAGGTGTGTCGAATCACCATGAACATCATTTACAAAAACTATTATCAAAAGCCAATATCGCGCCAATGGTCAATCAGGTTGAATTACACCCATACTTACAACAAGAGGCATTAAAGGCATTTTGTGCAGAGCATGGAATTGCAGTCACAGCATGGTCACCACTAGGGCGTGGGGGTGTGCTTGATAATCCTACTATTCTTGAAATCGCTCAAGAATTAGGGAAGTCAGCTGCACAAGTCGTGCTTCGTTGGCATTTACAAAAGGACACGTTAATTATTCCAAAATCCGTGACACCAAGTCGTATTGAGGAAAATGCACAAATATACGATTTTGAATTAACGCAGGCGCAGATGGATAAGATGACAACATTAAATCGCAATCATCGTTTTGGCCAAGATCCAGATAATTTCAAATTTAATTTTTAA
- a CDS encoding 5'-nucleotidase C-terminal domain-containing protein gives MKWVKSIAATTLAASLLASPGFAAHAAETAPAATKEGFNLTILHSNDTHSHAEYAPQRTTKIKELRAANPNSLLLDAGDALTGTLYFNEFTGEVEMKLMNLMGYDAMTFGNHEFDLGSSPEGHAALAKFVKGAEFPLLGGNLDFSKDPLFDGLQFQTVTKDFQNGKIYNGIIKDIDGEKVGIFGLTTEETPSISSVANVQFANYIDSAKKAVAEFEKQGVNKIVALTHIGYDDSADWDNDKLLASAVEGIDVIVGGHTHTKLDKAVKADTSFKNPTIIVQTGQYSENLGELDLTFDDNGAVVEYFGQLHALNNKENPVAADADATKLLAPYTEKIAAVKQQSTGNTAVSVLDGKRGLWGVRAGETNLGNVIADGMLAGAKKIDPEVQFAFQNGGGIRASIDAGDITVGEVMTVMPFGNALGIVKLTGAELYEIAEHSVKEFPKESGGFLHFSGLQVEFDGKAPAGKRVQSIKLNGKELDKAAYYKGATNTFTAKGGDGYETLAKAYADGRVSEPGTVDFEMFIDHLNSLKTVDAKVEGRIIATIPFTDIAKGSETEGYVRDLYYRDLTQGTSATTYSPNANLTRAQAASFIARVLKLEAKGATTFSDITSLEAATQKEITALAEAGIVQGQNGKFNPTAKVTRSQLALMFARAYNLQHDAKTGLTSDFNDISKYNEETQNAIALMQDLKIASGSNGKFMPSNNATRAHMAKMLSNYIPYVKESK, from the coding sequence ATGAAATGGGTTAAAAGTATTGCAGCAACAACTCTAGCTGCCAGTTTACTAGCTTCACCAGGCTTTGCGGCACATGCAGCAGAAACAGCACCAGCTGCTACAAAGGAAGGCTTTAATTTAACAATTTTACATTCCAATGATACACATTCGCACGCTGAATATGCTCCGCAACGTACAACAAAAATTAAAGAGTTACGTGCAGCAAATCCAAATTCACTTCTATTAGATGCAGGTGACGCATTAACTGGTACGCTTTACTTCAACGAATTTACTGGAGAAGTAGAAATGAAGTTAATGAACCTAATGGGTTACGATGCGATGACATTTGGTAACCATGAGTTCGATTTAGGGTCAAGCCCAGAAGGTCATGCTGCTCTTGCAAAATTTGTTAAAGGTGCTGAATTCCCATTACTTGGAGGCAACCTCGACTTCTCAAAAGACCCACTATTTGATGGCTTACAATTCCAAACAGTAACAAAAGACTTCCAAAACGGTAAAATCTATAACGGCATAATTAAAGATATTGACGGTGAAAAAGTTGGTATTTTCGGTTTAACGACAGAGGAAACGCCATCTATTTCTAGCGTAGCAAACGTACAATTTGCAAACTATATCGACTCTGCAAAAAAAGCAGTAGCTGAATTTGAAAAACAAGGCGTCAATAAAATTGTTGCGCTTACTCATATAGGCTATGACGATTCTGCTGATTGGGATAATGATAAACTACTAGCATCAGCAGTAGAAGGTATCGATGTCATTGTAGGTGGACATACACATACAAAATTAGATAAAGCTGTGAAAGCAGATACTTCATTTAAAAATCCGACAATTATTGTTCAAACAGGACAATATAGTGAAAACTTAGGTGAGCTAGATTTAACGTTTGACGATAACGGTGCTGTTGTTGAATACTTCGGCCAATTACATGCTTTAAATAATAAAGAAAATCCTGTAGCGGCAGATGCTGATGCAACAAAACTATTAGCGCCTTATACTGAAAAAATTGCAGCAGTTAAGCAACAATCAACAGGCAATACAGCTGTTTCAGTACTTGATGGCAAACGTGGACTTTGGGGCGTTCGTGCTGGCGAAACAAATCTAGGGAACGTTATTGCGGATGGTATGCTAGCTGGCGCTAAAAAAATTGACCCAGAAGTACAATTCGCATTCCAAAATGGTGGCGGTATCCGTGCGAGCATTGATGCAGGAGATATCACTGTTGGTGAAGTAATGACGGTAATGCCTTTCGGTAATGCACTTGGTATCGTAAAATTAACAGGTGCTGAACTCTATGAAATTGCTGAACATAGCGTAAAAGAGTTCCCGAAAGAATCAGGTGGCTTCCTACACTTCTCTGGTCTACAAGTAGAATTTGATGGAAAAGCACCTGCTGGCAAACGTGTTCAATCCATTAAACTAAACGGTAAAGAACTTGATAAAGCAGCTTACTATAAAGGTGCTACAAATACGTTCACTGCTAAAGGCGGCGATGGCTACGAAACACTTGCAAAAGCTTATGCAGACGGCCGTGTAAGTGAACCTGGTACAGTAGACTTTGAAATGTTCATCGATCACTTAAATTCACTTAAAACAGTAGACGCTAAAGTGGAAGGACGCATTATCGCGACAATTCCATTTACGGATATTGCTAAAGGTTCTGAAACAGAAGGTTACGTGCGTGATCTTTACTATCGTGATTTAACACAAGGTACATCGGCAACAACATATTCGCCGAATGCAAATTTAACTCGTGCACAAGCTGCATCATTTATTGCGCGTGTCTTAAAGCTAGAAGCAAAAGGTGCAACAACATTCTCTGATATTACTAGTTTAGAAGCAGCGACTCAAAAAGAGATTACAGCACTTGCAGAAGCTGGCATTGTACAAGGTCAAAATGGCAAGTTCAACCCTACTGCAAAAGTAACACGCTCTCAACTTGCATTAATGTTTGCACGTGCCTATAACTTACAACATGATGCAAAAACTGGTTTAACGTCTGATTTCAACGATATTTCTAAATATAATGAAGAAACACAAAATGCTATCGCGCTTATGCAAGATTTAAAGATTGCTAGCGGTTCAAATGGCAAATTCATGCCAAGTAACAACGCGACACGTGCACATATGGCAAAAATGCTATCAAACTACATTCCTTATGTAAAAGAATCGAAATAA
- a CDS encoding RluA family pseudouridine synthase has protein sequence MFQYEIKDSNITVEELLRNHWRLGKKLVHELRMAKAVTTIDGEPLLWKEPLPAGTMLKFTFPIPASNYKPTPVCAIDVVYEDDHCLIVSKPKGMSTHPNDDYDTHTCMNHVMAHMKEQGLHYAEHVHRLDKGTEGLLLVAKHPLAKSIFDRMIEEKTIIRTYAAEVQGNLRSTSGTIAESIGKDRHHPTRRVVSKTGQHAVTHYEVVARYKHSCVVHLVLETGRTHQIRVHLAHIGHPIIGDTMYGARETASGDYELHAIQLEFEHPFLNKLILVKDES, from the coding sequence ATGTTTCAATATGAAATAAAAGACAGTAATATCACAGTTGAGGAGCTTTTGCGAAATCATTGGCGACTGGGAAAAAAGCTAGTACATGAATTACGTATGGCAAAGGCTGTCACAACAATAGATGGCGAGCCCTTACTTTGGAAGGAGCCACTTCCAGCAGGAACCATGTTAAAATTTACATTCCCAATCCCAGCTTCTAACTATAAACCAACACCTGTTTGTGCAATTGACGTTGTTTATGAAGATGATCACTGTTTAATTGTCTCTAAACCAAAGGGTATGTCCACCCATCCAAATGATGACTACGATACACATACTTGTATGAACCATGTAATGGCTCATATGAAAGAGCAAGGCCTTCACTATGCAGAACATGTACATCGTCTAGATAAGGGCACTGAAGGTTTGTTATTAGTTGCAAAACATCCTTTAGCCAAATCCATTTTTGATCGGATGATTGAAGAAAAGACGATTATTCGTACGTATGCTGCCGAGGTACAAGGCAATCTTCGCTCCACATCTGGTACGATTGCTGAATCTATTGGGAAAGATCGTCATCACCCAACACGACGCGTCGTTTCAAAGACAGGTCAACATGCCGTCACACACTATGAAGTTGTAGCACGCTATAAACATTCTTGTGTTGTCCACCTTGTACTAGAAACAGGTCGTACACATCAAATTCGTGTACATTTGGCGCATATCGGTCATCCTATTATTGGCGATACAATGTACGGTGCACGTGAAACGGCAAGTGGTGACTATGAACTACATGCTATCCAATTAGAATTTGAACACCCATTTTTAAATAAGCTCATTTTAGTGAAAGACGAATCATAG
- a CDS encoding disulfide oxidoreductase, with protein sequence MSKKEENSLLFIWIVSVVATLGSLYFSEIRHYEPCKMCWIQRIFMYPIVIMTTIALIQKNTRIAVTAAVFAIMGGTVSLYHYGIQKLSFLAASAPSCGAVSCTGQYINWLGFITIPFLALTAFILIAGASFYLLKASKAK encoded by the coding sequence ATGTCTAAAAAAGAGGAAAATAGTTTATTATTTATTTGGATAGTGTCCGTCGTTGCAACACTCGGTTCTTTATATTTTTCTGAAATTCGTCATTACGAGCCTTGTAAAATGTGTTGGATTCAACGTATATTTATGTATCCAATTGTAATCATGACTACTATAGCCCTTATTCAAAAAAATACACGTATTGCGGTAACAGCAGCCGTCTTTGCTATAATGGGGGGTACAGTATCACTTTATCATTATGGTATTCAGAAACTAAGCTTTTTAGCTGCATCTGCCCCATCTTGTGGTGCCGTATCTTGTACAGGTCAATACATAAACTGGCTTGGGTTCATTACAATCCCGTTTCTGGCCCTAACTGCATTTATTTTAATTGCAGGAGCTAGCTTCTATTTACTAAAGGCTTCTAAAGCAAAGTAA
- a CDS encoding GAF domain-containing sensor histidine kinase codes for MRENEHSNISILKEIAELLNEETEIVTTLKGALVKFLNGTNFETGWIFFIDEKGRSELVVHENLPEALEYKNCHYLKKGGCWCVSRYRNEELKKASNIIECQRIESAIAANVGDHDGITHHATVPLQSGQERFGVLNVASKNTVRFSEEELALLESVAFQMGSAIKRILLTKQEQEMALVKERNRLARDLHDSVNQLLFSVTLTARAGIEMSNDSEVKETFKEIQHLTQDALTEMRALIWQLRPKGLENGLLEAIKVYAEMLGLKLHVTVSGVLQFPSRIEETLFRVAQEALNNVRRHAGVLEAALYITVTATDILLVIRDEGRGFVIDHDTKLLSMGLQSIKDRAKSVGGTADWVSEIGKGTELLIRLPY; via the coding sequence GTGAGAGAGAACGAGCACTCCAATATTAGTATTTTAAAGGAAATTGCTGAGTTATTGAACGAAGAAACAGAAATCGTCACAACATTAAAAGGCGCACTAGTAAAGTTTTTAAATGGCACAAATTTTGAAACAGGCTGGATATTCTTTATTGACGAAAAGGGACGATCAGAGCTCGTTGTCCATGAAAATTTACCAGAGGCACTTGAATATAAAAATTGTCACTATTTAAAAAAGGGAGGTTGTTGGTGTGTCTCCCGCTATCGCAATGAGGAGTTAAAAAAGGCTTCGAACATTATTGAATGTCAACGTATCGAAAGTGCAATTGCTGCGAATGTTGGCGATCACGATGGCATCACACATCATGCAACAGTACCTCTTCAATCGGGGCAGGAACGTTTTGGTGTCTTGAATGTAGCGTCCAAAAATACAGTGCGTTTTTCAGAGGAGGAACTTGCTTTACTTGAATCAGTTGCCTTTCAGATGGGCTCGGCCATTAAACGGATATTATTGACAAAGCAAGAGCAGGAAATGGCACTTGTGAAAGAACGTAACCGATTAGCACGTGACTTACATGATTCTGTCAACCAGCTATTATTTTCCGTGACATTAACGGCGAGGGCTGGCATTGAAATGAGTAACGATAGCGAAGTAAAGGAAACGTTTAAGGAAATTCAACATTTAACACAAGATGCTTTAACTGAAATGCGTGCACTAATATGGCAGCTACGACCAAAAGGCTTGGAAAATGGGTTATTAGAAGCGATAAAAGTGTATGCAGAAATGCTTGGCTTAAAGCTTCATGTTACCGTATCGGGCGTACTACAATTTCCATCTCGTATTGAAGAAACATTATTTCGTGTGGCACAAGAGGCACTTAATAATGTTCGTCGCCACGCTGGAGTACTTGAGGCGGCACTTTATATTACTGTCACAGCTACGGATATATTATTAGTTATTCGTGATGAGGGACGAGGCTTTGTGATTGATCATGATACTAAGCTTCTATCTATGGGCTTACAATCGATAAAGGATCGGGCTAAATCGGTAGGAGGTACTGCTGACTGGGTAAGCGAAATTGGCAAGGGAACTGAACTGCTAATTCGTTTACCGTATTGA
- a CDS encoding response regulator yields the protein MIRVLIADDHHVVRRGLLFFLKTQKDIEVVGEAKNGVEAVALAESIQPDIILMDLVMPEMDGIQATKRIKAKFPQIEILMLTSFSDRDHVVPAMEAGAAGYQLKDIEPDELVLSIRRIMQGEHTLHPEATSTLEMDRQQSENALHVLNPLTPREQDVLAELTKGKSNREIASSLFVTEKTVKTHISNIFTKLQVQDRTQAALYAVKHGLTEGSGQ from the coding sequence ATGATTCGTGTACTAATTGCAGATGACCATCATGTAGTCCGACGAGGATTATTATTTTTTTTAAAGACACAGAAAGATATTGAAGTGGTAGGGGAAGCGAAAAATGGTGTGGAAGCGGTCGCACTTGCTGAAAGTATACAGCCGGATATTATATTAATGGATTTAGTAATGCCAGAAATGGATGGTATTCAAGCAACAAAACGTATAAAAGCTAAGTTTCCACAAATTGAAATTTTAATGTTGACGAGTTTTTCTGACCGAGATCATGTTGTACCAGCTATGGAAGCTGGAGCGGCAGGATATCAGCTAAAGGATATTGAACCCGATGAATTAGTATTATCAATTCGTCGCATTATGCAAGGGGAACATACTTTGCACCCTGAAGCAACATCGACGCTAGAAATGGATCGACAACAATCAGAAAATGCACTACATGTGTTAAATCCACTAACCCCGCGTGAGCAAGATGTACTTGCTGAACTTACGAAGGGAAAAAGCAATCGAGAAATTGCATCATCTTTATTCGTTACGGAAAAAACAGTGAAAACACATATTTCAAATATTTTTACGAAACTACAAGTACAAGATCGGACGCAGGCTGCGCTATATGCAGTAAAGCATGGATTGACAGAGGGCAGTGGTCAGTAG